A stretch of DNA from Pseudoalteromonas ruthenica:
AAGGCCATCTTTAACGTTACATACAGCTTATTTTGGCTTTTTTATGCACTCATTTCTATTTTTAGAATCAGTAAGTACAGAGCCAAGAACAGGCGTTACAGCTTAGGAACGGAAAAGTTTACTTGATGTGGATAAGGGGTTTTAAACTTTTAAATGGATAAACAGACCCAGAGTCGTGGCACTGCTCAGCAAGCCAGCTACCTCAGTTTGCATCGCTATTCACCCTCTATTAATACCCCTTTTCTATAATTGCATTTTTATTCTCGCTATTGTTAATTATGAAGCGTTTAGCCATTGTTACCGCCGTTCTGACTCTTGCCGCCTGTCATGTTGCTACCGCACCAAGCGGTGAATCCACACCAGCAGACATTCCCACATCAACCCAATGTACCCAAGCTAATCTCAATGCAATTGAGCAGCTAGTCAGTACTGGCGATGGCAGCGGACACGGGCCGGATATTGGCACTACGGAATGGGCAAACAGTGTAGAGTATCGTTTAGATATCAATAACCATGCAGATAAGCCGCCATTATTAACACCGAACTGGTGCCAATGGGTGGCAAGCCAAGCGAACACCTCCGCCAGCTTTAACTGTGAGCAAGCACAAAGTGATATCGCCCGCCACGTATGCCAGTCGCCAAGGCTCAGTCAATTAGATGCGCAATTGGCCGACACCTTCGAAAAAGCACTGGCACAATCCGATAGCGACAAACATAAAAGCACGTTACGGGCCATGCAACGTGGTTGGATAAAAGGCCGTGATGCATGCTGGCAAGCAGATAACGTAAAACAGTGCATTATTGATGCCTATCAGCATCGCAACGCTTCACTGCAAGTGCAGTATCAACTCACCACGGCTGTGGACCACCTTCAGTATGATTGCGAGGGCAAACAGGTAAGTGTTGATTTTTATGATACCACGCCACAATTTATTGCCCTGCGCGAGGGTGAGCAACAATGGCTGATGCAGCGCGTGATTGCCGCCAGTGGTGCTAAATACCAAGGCCGCAATCAGGTTTTTTGGCAAAAAGGCGATAGTGCCTTTGTGCAATGGCAGTACAACACGCCCATGCAGCAGTGCACTTTACGCTAAGCAGGCTCCGACCACACCGCAAACTCATTACCACTGGGCTCCACAAAGTGAAACCGTCGCCCGCCGGGGAAATCGAATAATGCCGTGGAGATCTCACCTCCCGCTTGCTCTATCTTAGCTTGGGTTTGCGCAATATCGCTGGAATAAAAAACCAATAATGCACTGCCTTTGCTGGTCTGAGCATTTAAGTCGCTGCGATAAAAGCCGCCATCAAGCCCTGCTCCGCTAAAGGCTGTGTAATCTGGGCCGTAGTCAGTAAATTGCCATGCAAAAACTTGGGTAAAGAATGCTTTTGTGGCCTCGAGGTCACGCGCAGGGTATTCCACATAGTTCAGCATTTCGTGATTATTTTTCATCCTTGTCGCCTGCTATAAAACAAAAAAGGTGCGCTAAGCATAGCGCACCTTTTTTATTGGTTCTACTGGGTTGCGTATTAACGCATAAAGGCCCTATTGGCCTTTATCTTGTTGCTCTATCTTAGCCCAAGAATCACGTAGCCCCACGGTTTGGTTAAACACTAAGTGTGCAAAGTGATCGTCACGGCAGAAATACCCGGTACGCTCAAACTGATACCCTTTTAGGGCAGCGGCTTCGCTTAAGCTAGGCTCTAATTTAGCGTTTTTAACCACTTTTAATGACTCTGGGTTAAGGGCATCGGTAATGTCCTCTGCCGCACCTGGGTTAGGCACATTGAATAAGCGGTCGTACTGACGCACTTCGGCTTCAATACAATGGCTGGCACTCACCCAGTGAATAACCCCTTTAACCTTGCGGCCATCGGCTGGGTTTTTGCCTAATGTTTCCGGATCATAAGAGCAATAAATAGTGGTGATATTGCCTTGCTCGTCTTCGTCAATGCGCTCTGCTTTAATCACATAAGCATTACGTAAACGCACTTCTTTGCCTAGCACTAAGCGCTTAAACTTCTTATTCGCTTCAACACGGAAGTCTTCGCGTTCAATGAACACCTCGCGGGTAAATGGCAACTGACGCGAACCCATTTCTTCTTTGTTCGGATGATTAGGCGCATCGAGCATTTCCACTTGCTCTTGTGGGTAATTTTCGATCACGACGCGCACCGGGTCCAATACCGCCACGGCACGTGGTGCGTTTTCATTTAAATCATCGCGAATACAGGCTTCAAGCATACCCATTTCCACTAGGTTATCTTGCTTGGTTACACCAATGCGCTTACAGAATTCACGAATAGAGCCTGGGGTGTAACCGCGTCGGCGTAGCCCGGCAATCGTTGGCATACGCGGGTCGTCCCAACCATCAACATGACCATCGACCACCAACTGATTAAGCTTACGCTTACTCATAATGGTGTACTCAAGGTTCAGTCGTGAAAACTCGATTTGCTGTGGGTGGCACTCTAGGCTGATATTATCTAACACCCAGTCGTATAAACGGCGGTTGTCTTGGAACTCCAAGGTACACAATGAGTGGGTAATGCCTTCAAGCGCATCGCTAATACAATGGGTAAAGTCATACATTGGGTAAATGCACCACTTATCACCGGTTTGGTGGTGGTGGGCAAAACGAATGCGATAAATAATCGGGTCGCGCAGCACCATAAAGGAACTGGCCATATCGATTTTGGCTCGCAGTACACACTCACCCTCTTTGAACTCACCGTTTTTCATTTTTTCGAATAACGCCAAGTTCTCCGCCACAGGTGTGTCGCGGTAAGGGCTGTTTTTACCCGGCTCTTTTAACGTGCCACGGTACTCGCGAGCTTGCTCTGGTGTTAAGAAACACACATAAGCGAGGCCTTTTTCAATAAGCTCAACAGCGTACTGATACAACTTGTCAAAGTAGTTAGAAGAGTATTGAATCTCACCGCTCCACTGAAAACCCAACCAGTTCACGTCTTCTTTTATTGAGTTCACATAGTTGATGTCTTCTTTTTCTGGGTTGGTATCATCAAAGCGCAAATTACACAGCCCGTTGTAGTCTTGTGCAATGCCAAAATTCAGGCAAATAGACTTGGCATGGCCAA
This window harbors:
- a CDS encoding MliC family protein, with the translated sequence MKRLAIVTAVLTLAACHVATAPSGESTPADIPTSTQCTQANLNAIEQLVSTGDGSGHGPDIGTTEWANSVEYRLDINNHADKPPLLTPNWCQWVASQANTSASFNCEQAQSDIARHVCQSPRLSQLDAQLADTFEKALAQSDSDKHKSTLRAMQRGWIKGRDACWQADNVKQCIIDAYQHRNASLQVQYQLTTAVDHLQYDCEGKQVSVDFYDTTPQFIALREGEQQWLMQRVIAASGAKYQGRNQVFWQKGDSAFVQWQYNTPMQQCTLR
- the glnS gene encoding glutamine--tRNA ligase — its product is MAEIENRPTNFIRNIIDADLASGKHQQTHTRFPPEPNGFLHIGHAKSICLNFGIAQDYNGLCNLRFDDTNPEKEDINYVNSIKEDVNWLGFQWSGEIQYSSNYFDKLYQYAVELIEKGLAYVCFLTPEQAREYRGTLKEPGKNSPYRDTPVAENLALFEKMKNGEFKEGECVLRAKIDMASSFMVLRDPIIYRIRFAHHHQTGDKWCIYPMYDFTHCISDALEGITHSLCTLEFQDNRRLYDWVLDNISLECHPQQIEFSRLNLEYTIMSKRKLNQLVVDGHVDGWDDPRMPTIAGLRRRGYTPGSIREFCKRIGVTKQDNLVEMGMLEACIRDDLNENAPRAVAVLDPVRVVIENYPQEQVEMLDAPNHPNKEEMGSRQLPFTREVFIEREDFRVEANKKFKRLVLGKEVRLRNAYVIKAERIDEDEQGNITTIYCSYDPETLGKNPADGRKVKGVIHWVSASHCIEAEVRQYDRLFNVPNPGAAEDITDALNPESLKVVKNAKLEPSLSEAAALKGYQFERTGYFCRDDHFAHLVFNQTVGLRDSWAKIEQQDKGQ
- a CDS encoding VOC family protein, with the protein product MKNNHEMLNYVEYPARDLEATKAFFTQVFAWQFTDYGPDYTAFSGAGLDGGFYRSDLNAQTSKGSALLVFYSSDIAQTQAKIEQAGGEISTALFDFPGGRRFHFVEPSGNEFAVWSEPA